The segment GCGGTAGAGCTTGCTGTGTCCTCCGCGGAAGCCTTTGGCCAGCTTGAGTACTTTTTTACGGCGTCTGCGCGCCTTAAAACCTCTTTTTACACGCATGATTCTTCTCCCTTGCGCGGAAAGCAAGCGGCTTTCCGGCGGGTCAGTCTGTTAAAAAGAACTCTCTACCAGTAAGGAAGGAGCCTTTTGATGTTCTTCATGTTGGCTTCGTCCAGAATGTGGCTCTGGCGCAAGTCCCTTTTACGCTTCCGGGATTTTTTGGCCAAAATATGGCTTCCGAAGGACTTGGAATATTTTACTTTTCCCGAGCCCGTCTTCTTAAACCGTTTGGCTGCCGCCCGGTTGGTCTTGATTTTTGGCATCTTTCCTTCTCCTTTGGGGCTCCTGTCATGGGGGAGCCGGGATATTTCTCTGCAGCGCCTAAACACTAATAAACGCCCCGCCGTATGAGTACGGGGCGTCAGGAATAAGGCTGCTCTGTATGTTTACTTCTCTGCCTTGGGCGCCAGGACCATTATCATGGTCCTGCCTTCAAACTTGGGGAATTGCTCCACCACCGCAAACTCGGCGGTGGCGTCCTGTACGCGCTTGAGCATTGCGCGTCCCCTGTCTGCAAAGGCGATCTCACGGCCCCGGAACATCACGGTCACTTTCACTTTATCATTGTTGGCTAAAAAGCGCTTGATGTGGCCGATTTTCGTGTCCAGGTCGTGATCCCCCGTTTTAGGCCTGACCTTGATTTCCTTCACGGAAAAGGAAGAGGCCTTTTTCTTGGCTTCCTGGAGTTTCTTGGTCTGCTGATACTTGAACTTGCCATAGTCCATAATCTTACAGACCGGCGGGGAGGCGTTCGGCGAAACTTCCACCAGATCCAATCCCGAGGCTTCCGCTACGGAAAGGGCTTGATGGATCGGGATCACCCCCACCTGATTGCCGTTTTGGTCGATCAGGCGAACTTCCTTGGCTCTAATCTTTTTATTGATGTTTACCCGCTTGTTTATACCTGTCACCTCCCACCTGATTAAAGTTTGCTCAAAAAACGTACTCCATAGTGCAAGATGGTGTGGTAGATACAATACACCATGCCATAATGCAAGAGGAAAATATAGCCCTGAGCCGCCTGTCCGGGCGGGCTATGGAGTGCGTTTTCCCAAGATGCGGGGGCCTTTTCTCGTGACTTCCCGCATTAAACCCTAAGGATGTCAGAAAAATGCCCTTTTGGCAAGCAAATGATTATTCTTCCGCTAATTTTTTTCCGAACCGTGCACCTTGCGAATCCGGAACAGCTCCTGGAACACAAACAGCGACTTGGCCAGACTGTCGTAAACGATCCGGGAATCCTCCACATGAGACCAAACCACCGGGAATTCGCCCACTTTATAGCCCCTTTGACGGGCCAGCCACAAAATCTCGGGGTCGAATATCACGCTGTGAAGCTTCTGGCGCGAAAAAAGATCCCGGGCCGCCTTTTGGGTGAACATCTTGAACCCGCACTGGGTGTCCGGATGGCGGATCCCCAAAACCAGCCTTTGGATGATTTTATACACCTTGGCGGAAACGGCCCTGGGCAGGTTTTGGGTCTCCTTGACCACGGCGCCGGTCATGGCCCGGGAGGCGATGGCGACGTCGAAGCCCTTGTCCAGAACCTCCATGGGCTTGACGATTTCCTCAATGGGCACGGCGTAGTCCGCGTCCATGAACAAAACCCGCTCTCCCTGGGCGCGCAGCATGCCGTACTGCACGGCGCAGCCCTTGCCCCGGTTGGGAAAATACTCCAAAACCCGGATTTCCGGCCCGCCTTCCTTGGAATAGCCCCTGGCCACGGCCACGGTGTTGTCCTTGCTGCCGTCGCTCACCACCACCACTTCGCTGGAATAATCCTGGGCGGAAAGGTAGTCCACGGTTTTTTCCAGGGTCCGCACAATGCGGTCTTCTTCATTATATGCAGGAATGACGATCGATAATTTCACCATCCGCCTTCCCTCCTATCAAACTTTGTCTTCGCGAAACTGCATGGAGTAGAGCTTGTGATAGGCGCCTTTTTTCTCCAAAAGTTCGGCGTGGGCGCCTTCCTCCACCACCTGGCCGTCCACGATGACCAAAATGCGGTCCGCGTGCATGATGGTGGAAAGCCGATGGGCGATCACAAAACAGGTCCTGCCTTCCATGAGGTTTTCCAGGGCCTTCTGGACCACCCTTTCCGCCTCGGTGTCCAGGGCGGAGGTAGCCTCGTCCAGGATCAGGATAGGCGCGTCCTTTAATATGGCCCGGGCGATGCACATACGCTGCTTTTCGCCGCCGGACAATCTCGCTCCCAGTTCGCCGATGGTCGTATCCAGGCCCTTGTCAAAGCCCTGGATAAAATCCCAGGCATAGGCGGCTTCCGCGGCCTTGCGGATCTGGTCGTCGGTGGCTTCGGGCTGGCCGTAGGCGATGTTGCTCCGCACCGTATTGTTAAACAGGATGGGCTCTTGGGTGACGACGGCGATCTCCCGGCGCAGGCGGGATAGCGCTACCTTTCGGATGTCCACGCCGTCGATCTTGATGGCGCCTTCCACCACGTCGTAAAACCGGGGAATCAGGTTGACCAGGGTCGTCTTGCCGCCGCCGCTCATGCCCACCAGGGCGATGACCTCGCCCGGCTTGATCTCCAGGTTGATTCCCCGGAGCACCATGGAGGACTCGTATTTAAAGCCCACGTTTTCAAAGCGCAGGGTGTGCGGGGTCCTTGCCAGGGGCGCGGGGTTTTTCGCCTCCACGATGTCCGGCTCTCTCTCGATGATGTCAAATATCCGGTCCACGGCCGCCATGCCCTCCTGGAGGGCGTTGTTCAGGTTGGCCACCTTTTTCACGGGGTCGTAAAGCAGCAGCACGGCGGTCATGAAGCCGAAGAACATACCCGGGGTATAGGCCGGATTATGTATGACCTTGTGGCCTCCGTACCAAATAATAAAGGCGATGCCCACTCCCGCCAAAAACTCCATGACCGGCGAGGACATGCTCCGGGCCAGGGCCTGGCGAATCTCCAATTGCAACACCCTTTCGGTCTTTTGGTAGAACCTCTGTTTTTCCGCCTTTTCCATGCCGAATGCCTTGACGATTTTGTTGCCGGCAAAGGTTTCGTGTAAAAACGCGGAAAGATCGCCCATGGTTTCCTGAATGCCTGTGCTGGCTTTGCGCACCTTTTTGCCGAACCAGACCACCGGATAGTAGGCGATGGGCAGAATCAGAATGGCGCCTGTGGCCAGTTGCCAGTCTAAATAGAATATGACCCCTATAAGCGCGATGACCGTGAAAAAATCCCGCAGGGCCGCCGTCACCGCCGAGGACACCATGGTCTTGATGATGTTCACGTCAAAGGTGATGCGGCTCATGAGCGCGCCTGTTTTTTCCGCATGAAAAAAAGAAATGGGCAATTCCATGATGTGATGATACAGGCTGTCGCGCAGATCCTTGATGATTTTCTGGCCCACGTAGGTCATGAAGTACTCCTGCATGAACCGGCCGATTCCCTGGATCAGAAACAGCACAACCACGGCGACCGGTATCACCAAGAGCATTTTTTCGTCTTTGTTGACAAAGATGTCATCCAGCACAGGCCTTACCATCAAGGGGATGGCGCCTTTGGCGCCCGCCATGAGCAGCATGCCGAACATGGCCAGGGCCAGACGGCCCCAGTTTTCCTTGATTAAGGTGTATAGTCTCCTGTGCCGGTTGCGCACCTGGAATCGTTTTACATGGGACTTCACTCATCCACCTCGTGTCCGCACAATTTTTCCGCCAGGGCGGTGATGCGGTTCAGTTCGTCTTGCGCTTCCCTCCGTTTGGCCTCGAACTCCTGGTCCGACATTTTAGGGGGAACCATGATGGGTTTGCCGTACACGACGACGTTTTCCGAGAAAGGCTTGGGCAAAATAAAACGGTCCCAACTGGCGAAGACCTTTCTGCTTGTCGCCGAGTAGGTGACGGGGATAATGGGCGCGCCGGTTTTCCTGGCAAGGGAAATGGCGCCCGGCTGCAAAACCTGCCTGGGCCCCTGGGGGCCGTCCGGCACAATGCCGGCGGGCTGGCCGTTTTGCATTTT is part of the Desulfatibacillum aliphaticivorans DSM 15576 genome and harbors:
- the rpmI gene encoding 50S ribosomal protein L35; the protein is MPKIKTNRAAAKRFKKTGSGKVKYSKSFGSHILAKKSRKRKRDLRQSHILDEANMKNIKRLLPYW
- the infC gene encoding translation initiation factor IF-3, which codes for MTGINKRVNINKKIRAKEVRLIDQNGNQVGVIPIHQALSVAEASGLDLVEVSPNASPPVCKIMDYGKFKYQQTKKLQEAKKKASSFSVKEIKVRPKTGDHDLDTKIGHIKRFLANNDKVKVTVMFRGREIAFADRGRAMLKRVQDATAEFAVVEQFPKFEGRTMIMVLAPKAEK
- a CDS encoding dolichyl-phosphate beta-glucosyltransferase, whose amino-acid sequence is MVKLSIVIPAYNEEDRIVRTLEKTVDYLSAQDYSSEVVVVSDGSKDNTVAVARGYSKEGGPEIRVLEYFPNRGKGCAVQYGMLRAQGERVLFMDADYAVPIEEIVKPMEVLDKGFDVAIASRAMTGAVVKETQNLPRAVSAKVYKIIQRLVLGIRHPDTQCGFKMFTQKAARDLFSRQKLHSVIFDPEILWLARQRGYKVGEFPVVWSHVEDSRIVYDSLAKSLFVFQELFRIRKVHGSEKN
- the msbA gene encoding lipid A export permease/ATP-binding protein MsbA translates to MKSHVKRFQVRNRHRRLYTLIKENWGRLALAMFGMLLMAGAKGAIPLMVRPVLDDIFVNKDEKMLLVIPVAVVVLFLIQGIGRFMQEYFMTYVGQKIIKDLRDSLYHHIMELPISFFHAEKTGALMSRITFDVNIIKTMVSSAVTAALRDFFTVIALIGVIFYLDWQLATGAILILPIAYYPVVWFGKKVRKASTGIQETMGDLSAFLHETFAGNKIVKAFGMEKAEKQRFYQKTERVLQLEIRQALARSMSSPVMEFLAGVGIAFIIWYGGHKVIHNPAYTPGMFFGFMTAVLLLYDPVKKVANLNNALQEGMAAVDRIFDIIEREPDIVEAKNPAPLARTPHTLRFENVGFKYESSMVLRGINLEIKPGEVIALVGMSGGGKTTLVNLIPRFYDVVEGAIKIDGVDIRKVALSRLRREIAVVTQEPILFNNTVRSNIAYGQPEATDDQIRKAAEAAYAWDFIQGFDKGLDTTIGELGARLSGGEKQRMCIARAILKDAPILILDEATSALDTEAERVVQKALENLMEGRTCFVIAHRLSTIMHADRILVIVDGQVVEEGAHAELLEKKGAYHKLYSMQFREDKV